In Coriobacteriia bacterium, the sequence TCGTGGGCGACGATGACCAGTCGATCTACTCGTGGCGCGGGGCCGACCTGCGAAACATCCTCGAGTTCGAACAGGACTACCCGCAAGCTGTCGTGGTCAAGCTTGAGCAGAACTACCGCTCGACCGCGCGTATCCTCGCCGCCGCCAACGCGGTCGTTGCGAACAACCCCAACCGCAAGCCCAAGACGCTGTTCACCGCCAACGCTGAGGGCGAGAAGATCGCGAGCTACCTCGCAAGTGACGAGCGCGATGAGGCCCGCTTCATCGCAGGCGAGATCGAGAAGCTCTCCCGGTCTGAGGATCGGCGCTACACCGATTTCGCCGTCTTCTACCGCACCAACGCCCAGTCGCGACAGCTCGAAGACGCGCTGCTGCGCGCCGGCGTGCCGTATCGCATCGTTGGCGGCACACGCTTCTTCGACCGCGCTGAGATTCGCGACGTGATGGCCTACCTCAAATCGGTCGTGAACCCCGCCGATGAGATCAGCCTCAAGCGCATCATCAACACTCCCAAGCGCAACATCGGCGCGACGACCGTCGAGCGCGTGGACGCCGTTGCTCGTGAGCGTGGCGTGGGCTTCGAGGACGCGCTGCGCGTAGCCGTCGATGACGACATCCACCGCAGCGGAGCGCGAACTGCCATCGCCGGATTCGTCGCGCTCGTCGACGAGCTGCGTTCGATGGAGGGCGACCTGCGCGACGTGGTCGAGATGATCGTGACCAAGAGCGGGCTTGTCGAGGCGCTTGAAGCCGAGCGCACCGATGAGGCGCAGGGTCGTGCCGACAACATCCGCGAGTTCTACGGTGTCGTCGCGGAGTTCGCCGCCGCGCACGAGGAGCCCGACCTGCCGGCGTTCATGGAGTGGCTTGCGCTGCGCACCGACCTCGACTCGATCGGCGAGGGTGACGACTACGTCACGCTCATGACGGTGCACACCGCTAAAGGCCTCGAGTACCCGGTCGTCTTCGTTGCCGGTCTCGAGGAGTCGATCTTCCCGCACCAGAACTCGATCTTCGACTCGGACGGCTCAGGCCTGGAGGAGGAGCGCCGCCTCGCGTACGTCGCGATCACGCGTGCTCGCGAGCGGCTGTACCTGAGTCACGCGCACTCCCGTAGCATCTGGGGCTCGACGCAGCACAACCCGCCGTCGCGCTTCATCGGCGAGATTCCGAGCGAGCACGTCGCGGCATCCGGAGTCGGGTCGCTCGGCCTGAGCGGTAGCGGCTTTGAGAAGCGAGGGGATAGGCGCGGTAGCTTCGGGCATGGCTCGGGCGGCGGTGGCTCGGCGGATGGTGGTCGTGTGTTCGGCGGCGGGACGCCCAGGCTCACCGGCACCGGGTTTGGCTCCGGCACGTCGTCGAAGAAGCCTCAGACCCCCACCGAGACGTTCGCGGTGGGTGACTTCGTCGACCATAAGGCGTTCGGGCGCGGGCGCGTGGTGACGGTCAAGGGAGACGCGCTCGAGATCCGATTCGATCGCACGGGCGATACCAAGAAGCTGCTGGTCGGGTACGCTCCTATCGTGAAGATCAAGAGCTAGCACCCGCACCGACGCCGCACGACCCAGCCAGGAGGACCCATGGGCCCCATCCTCGTGTTCGGCCACAGGAACCCCGACAACGATT encodes:
- a CDS encoding UvrD-helicase domain-containing protein, which codes for MAIDLTSLNPAQRQAVTTTEGPLLVLAGAGSGKTRVLTFRIAHLIGDLGVSPHEILAITFTNKAAAEMRERLLGLCGSCVRSMWVLTFHAMCVRMLRADGELLGFSRNFTIYDQDDSKRMLKEVMRELEIDEKHYPVNGMQHRISAAKNELVISSEFAAKAVSPLDKKAAQVFPRYQSRLRAANAMDFDDLLLNAYLLLSEHPTVLRAYQQRFRYVSVDEYQDTNQAQYRITNLLAAAHKNLMVVGDDDQSIYSWRGADLRNILEFEQDYPQAVVVKLEQNYRSTARILAAANAVVANNPNRKPKTLFTANAEGEKIASYLASDERDEARFIAGEIEKLSRSEDRRYTDFAVFYRTNAQSRQLEDALLRAGVPYRIVGGTRFFDRAEIRDVMAYLKSVVNPADEISLKRIINTPKRNIGATTVERVDAVARERGVGFEDALRVAVDDDIHRSGARTAIAGFVALVDELRSMEGDLRDVVEMIVTKSGLVEALEAERTDEAQGRADNIREFYGVVAEFAAAHEEPDLPAFMEWLALRTDLDSIGEGDDYVTLMTVHTAKGLEYPVVFVAGLEESIFPHQNSIFDSDGSGLEEERRLAYVAITRARERLYLSHAHSRSIWGSTQHNPPSRFIGEIPSEHVAASGVGSLGLSGSGFEKRGDRRGSFGHGSGGGGSADGGRVFGGGTPRLTGTGFGSGTSSKKPQTPTETFAVGDFVDHKAFGRGRVVTVKGDALEIRFDRTGDTKKLLVGYAPIVKIKS